One genomic region from Harpia harpyja isolate bHarHar1 chromosome 1, bHarHar1 primary haplotype, whole genome shotgun sequence encodes:
- the MMP9 gene encoding matrix metalloproteinase-9: MALIVLAPLAVGLLALSCCAAPLQNKPQAVVTFPGELVSTLSDLELAESYLLRFGYTTEGEARMGSKHVSLTKALRKMQKQLGLEETGELDAGTLEAMRAPRCGVPDVGPFLTFEGNLKWDHMDLTYRVMNYSPDLDRAVIDDAFKRAFKVWSDVTPLTFTQIYSGEADIMIMFGSGEHGDGYPFDGKDGLLAHAFPPGRGIQGDAHFDDDELWTLGTGIVVKTRHGNANGANCHFPFIFEGRSYSRCITDGRTDGLPWCATTASYDRDKKYGFCPSELLFTNGGNSDGSPCVFPFIFEGTSYDACTTDGRSDGYRWCATTANFDQDKKYGFCPNRDTAVIGGNSQGDPCVFPFTFLGQSYSACTSQGRQDGKLWCATTSNYDTDKKWGFCPDRGYSIFLVAAHEFGHSLGLDHSSVREALMYPMYSYVQDFQLDPDDVQGIQYLYGRGSGPKPTAPAPVPTKEPEPMPTEAGSTSTTEEEELTPEPTAKPIPVDPSRDACVEKNFDAITEINGELHFFKDGKYWTLSSFWKSGIQGAFSITDTWPGLPAVIDAAFQDVLTKRVFFFAGRQFWVFSGKSMLGPRGIEKLGIGKEAGRISGALQRGRGKVLLFSGESYWRLDVKVQRVDKGYPRATDDVFTGVPLDARNVFLYQDKYHFCQGSFYWRMTPRYQVDRVGYVKYDILQCPQH; encoded by the exons ATGGCACTCATCGTCCTGGCCCCACTTGCCGTGGGGCTGCTGGCCCTCTCCTGCTGCGCGGCCCCCCTCCAGAACAAGCCGCAGGCCGTTGTCACCTTCCCGGGGGAGCTGGTCAGCACCCTGTCGGACCTGGAGCTGGCGGAG AGCTACCTGCTGCGGTTTGGCTACACCACGGAGGGGGAGGCGAGGATGGGCAGCAAGCACGTGTCCCTGACCAAGGCGCTGCGCAAgatgcagaagcagctgggcCTGGAGGAGACGGGGGAGCTGGACGCTGGCACGCTGGAGGCCATGCGAGCCCCCCGCTGCGGTGTCCCCGATGTGGGACCCTTCCTCACCTTTGAGGGGAACCTCAAGTGGGACCACATGGACCTGACGTACCG GGTGATGAACTACTCCCCTGACCTGGACCGTGCAGTGATTGATGACGCTTTCAAGCGGGCTTTCAAAGTGTGGAGCGACGTGACCCCCCTCACCTTCACCCAGATATACAGCGGCGAGGCGGACATCATGATCATGTTCGGCAGCGGAG AGCATGGGGATGGGTATCCCTTCGACGGCAAGGACGGGCTCTTGGCCCACGCCTTTCCCCCGGGCCGGGGCATCCAGGGCGATGCCCACTTTGATGACGACGAGCTCTGGACACTGGGAACCGGCATAG TGGTGAAGACCCGCCATGGGAATGCCAACGGGGCCAACTGCCACTTCCCCTTCATCTTCGAGGGCCGCTCCTACTCCCGGTGCATCACGGACGGGCGCACGGACGGGCTGCCCTGGTGTGCCACCACCGCCAGCTACGACCGGGACAAGAAATACGGCTTCTGCCCCAGCGAAC TCCTCTTCACCAACGGTGGCAACAGCGATGGGTCCCCCTGCGTCTTCCCCTTCATCTTCGAGGGCACCTCCTACGATGCCTGCACCACGGACGGGCGCTCTGATGGCTACCGCTGGTGTGCCACCACCGCCAACTTCGACCAGGACAAGAAGTATGGCTTCTGCCCCAACCGAG ACACAGCGGTGATCGGCGGCAACTCCCAGGGGGACCCGTGCGTCTTCCCCTTCACCTTCCTGGGGCAGTCCTACAGCGCCTGCACCAGCCAGGGCCGGCAGGACGGCAAGCTCTGGTGTGCCACCACCAGCAACTACGACACTGACAAGAAGTGGGGCTTCTGCCCGGACAGAG GTTACAGCATCTTCCTGGTGGCTGCCCATGAGTTCGGGCACTCGCTGGGGCTGGACCACTCCAGCGTGCGTGAGGCCCTGATGTACCCCATGTACAGCTACGTCCAGGACTTCCAGCTGGACCCAGATGATGTCCAGGGCATCCAGTACCTCTACG GTCGTGGCTCTGGCCCCAAGCCCACCGCCCCTGCACCCGTGCCCACCAAGGAGCCCGAGCCCATGCCCACGGAGGCTGGCAGCACCTCCACCACCGAGGAGGAGGAGCTGACGCCAGAGCCCACAGCCAAGCCCATTCCCGTGGACCCCAGCCGGGACGCCTGTGTGGAGAAGAACTTCGATGCCATCACAGAGATCAACGGGGAGCTGCATTTCTTCAAGGATGG GAAATACTGGACCCTCTCATCCTTCTGGAAGTCGGGCATCCAGGGCGCCTTCTCCATCACAGACACCTGGCCCGGCCTCCCGGCTGTCATCGATGCTGCATTCCAGGACGTGCTCACCAAGAGGGTCTTCTTCTTCGCCG GTCGGCAGTTCTGGGTATTTTCTGGCAAGAGCATGCTGGGTCCCCGGGGGATCGAGAAGCTGGGCATTGGGAAGGAAGCCGGCCGCATCTCAGGGGCCCTGCAGCGGGGCCGTGGCAAAGTGCTGCTCTTCAGTGGGGAGAGCTACTGGAG GCTGGACGTGAAGGTCCAGAGGGTGGACAAGGGTTACCCCCGCGCCACCGATGACGTCTTCACCGGCGTCCCCCTCGATGCACGCAATGTCTTCCTCTACCAAG ACAAGTACCACTTCTGCCAGGGCAGCTTCTACTGGAGAATGACGCCGCGCTACCAGGTGGACCGGGTGGGCTACGTCAAGTACGACATCCTGCAGTGCCCCCAGCACTGA